A window from Heterodontus francisci isolate sHetFra1 chromosome 4, sHetFra1.hap1, whole genome shotgun sequence encodes these proteins:
- the LOC137368793 gene encoding uncharacterized protein: protein MSLKSKKVRFPPPFTGTSLPVLGVHQTDLGQVMCTLVLFVPGMCLGGEHTVSLATSEAGKAGRLEESEYCNERCLDGSLLSLCRNWIFRRAFGMTGRPCTQMHWDKRTHNSRETAQTGGGIPDLRLLSTAEDEALELAGTQSGHSISGGQTGIFTQRETQPEAGQLSTSEEEEHSENALSHDFPARSTSADTFTSVGLRSALEYVTS, encoded by the exons ATGTCACTGAAGTCTAAGAAG GTTAGATTTCCACCCCCATTTACAGGCACAAGTCTGCCTGTACTTGGAGTACATCAGACTGATTTAG GTCAGGTGATGTGCACTTTGGTGCTGTTTGTGCCTGGCATGTGTCTAGGTGGAGAGCACACTGTATCATTAGCAACATCTGAAGCTGGTAAA GCTGGGAGGCTGGAAGAGTCAGAATATTGCAATGAAAGGTGCCTGGATGGAAGCCTGCTGTCTTTATGTCGCAACTGGATATTCCGAAGAGCGTTTGGCATGACAGGAAGACCTTGCACTCAAATGCATTGG gacaagaggacccataacagcagggagacagcccagactggcggaggcatcccagatcttcggcTTCTCTCTACAGCAGAGGACGAGGCACtagaattggcagggacccagAGTGGCCACTCCATATCAGGTGGACAGACTGgaatcttcacacagaga gagactcaaccagaagCAGGACAGCTGTCcacatctgaggaggaggagcactcagagaaTGCACTGTCTCATGACTTTCCTGCgcgttccaccagcgcagatactttcacctcggtgggtttacgTTCAGCTTTAGAATACGTCACAAGCTGA